The candidate division WOR-3 bacterium genome includes the window AGCGGGAAAACGGTTGAAGACCGACGCAATTACGCCAGCAACGAGCCGCTGCTCGACTACCCGGTGTTGACCGTGGACACGTCTGGCGGTAAGGCCATCGTCAGTATTGGGCCGGTGTCAGGCGCATTGAGCTATTTGATGCGGGTAACCGAGGGTGATGATCCGCTCAGCCACTCGGTCTGGAGGACGACAAACGTCGCAACGCCTTTCACTGATACCATCCCGGCTGGTACACTTGTTTCAGGCCGCACCTACCGGCTTTGGGGTGTTGTTGCTAACCTCGACCTACCGGCGTTGAGAGCGAACCCGGAAAAGATGCCATCGCTGCCCGCGAGCTTTGCCCACTCCGAAGCCAGAGGGCCGAGCTTCACCGCACCCTGAAGCCGCGTTACTCACGAACTGCGAGACAGGAGTACCAGGCTATGGCATATGCTCATTGTGAAGCGCCGGGTAGCCGCTTGCTTACTGCCGATGTCCAGGACTGGTTCTTGCACCAAGGTCACCCAGTTACCCCGGGAGTGACTCCCCATCTGAGTCGGGTTTTGAGCCAGGTTCTCAACCCAAGTCTCAGTTGTATGGTCACTTGCGTTCTGATGCCGCACCTGAGTGTGCGGCTCATGCGACGGTTGAGTTGCACTTTGACTGCTCGTCTCAGGGGCAATTTCAGGGCCGGGCTGAGTTGAGTTCTGAGTCAGGTCCTGAGAGGACGGTTCAGAATCCGTCTCAGCGAAGGTCTGAGTGGCGCTGTCATTCCGCTTCTGAGCCGAGACGTCAGTCTGCATTTCAGAGCGGAACTGAGAGCAGGGCTCTTGGTCGGACTTATGTGGACAGCTTCCAGAGTTCGAAGGCCAGATATGGTGAGTGTTCACGCGGAGGACTGGTTGTGCTGTGGATCCCATCACCCAATGCAGGCTTCCAGGACTTGGGTTTTCGCCTTTCCCGCAGGTATCGTCAGCGGGATGCGGTGCGACCGTCGTAAGAAGAGGCGGAGCGGTCAGTTGCGGGGTTGCTGAGGCGGTTAGCACGGTATTGGTCTGAGTCTTCGCAACCGTTTCGACTTGACCTGAATCCAGGTCTGAGGGGAGGAATGAATGTTGTCTGGGCACAGGTAAGCTTCGGGTCCCACGTGCCTGGTTTGCCGCAGCAGGGAAGAAGTGAAGCCAGGAGCGAGGTGGTCGAAGTTGTCGGCGCCATTGTGCAAGTCTGCAAGCCAGCGGCCTGTAGCGAACTCAGGAGTGGATTGTGTTTGGTTTTTGGCCTTGCGCCGGGCTGGCTGGATGTTACAATAAGCCAGCGTGAAGACGTTGAAGGTCAGACGACCGGACGGACTCCACTGCTTCTATTGCAATGCGGGCGTGGAGGAGAGTACGTCGGACTGCCCAGGTTGTGGCCGGAGCTTTGTCAGTGCCAGTGAATCAAGGACTGTGACCGGTCCGGCCGAGCCGGGACGTTGGCAACCATCCGCCGGGTCAGATCGGCTGAGGATGGCGTTCCGCAGGCAGCGGCGTAGCTACTGGCTTGCAGTTGTGGTTCTTGCAGCTTGTGCGGTGCTTCTTGGCACGATGTTTCGGCCGAGGAGTTGGACTCGACCACTACTGCCGAAGCCCAGGGCGATGCCGCCGGCCCACAAGGTTATTGAGACCCGAGACATGCCGTTCCAAGGCGTGGACAGATTGAGCGTTGCCGCGCTGGTGAGACCTGGTCTTGAACAGGACTCGCTGCGTGCCGTGCTTGACTGGATGCTTTATTCAGTCTTGGACGCGCACAACCGACAGGGCGGCAGGTCAATCAGAGTGGTCTGGGCCTATTTGCTTGAGGACTCACTGGCACCGAAGTCGAGCTGGCGGGCAATGGCGATATGGACTGACCCGAAGCTGCCTGCACGACTGCGACCGGCGGGAATCGGCGGTGATGCGGTGAGGGATGGACCAGTGGAATACGATTTCACGAACACCATAGGTTCACCCGGAAGCAGGACGGGCGACAGGAAGGCCAGTGTCGAGTCAGGGAGATAGTAATGTTTGGAGATAGCATCTAGAGGAGGAAAGAGATGAGAGTAGCATCAGTTGTTGCGGCGGTTGCGGTTGGGTGCGCGACCGCTTTGGGTTATGGCGGGTTTGGCGTTACCGCCTTGTTTGCGGATGTGAGCGGGCTGAATGAGCGGCTGACTGAGCTTAATACCAGGCCGGATTCGCTTGGCGGCTGGGGCGGCACTGATACGTTCCGGGTTCGCTCGCCGTTGTGGTGGGTGGGCGGGCACGGTGGTGGTCAGATTGGTAATGTCACGGTCGGCGGCGGTGGCGCGGTAATGTTGTGCAACGTCAAGGCCGATTCGCTCGGCGTTGAGCTCTTTGGTGCGCTGCCGTCGTTCGAGCTTGGGTATGTTCTCGAACCAATTGAGTATATGTGGATACGCCCGTGTCTTGGTCTTGGCGGCGGCGCCTGGGCCAGCTATGTGCACTCGCATGAGTCATTCAGCCAGCCCAACTTCGGTCGCTGGTTCTACGGCTGGTCAGCCGGACTTCAGCCAGCGCTTGAGGTCATGGGTAGACTGCCGTATCGCAAGGAGAATTTCATCGGCCTGTATGTCAAAGCCGGTTATGACCTTGCGCTGGCCAGTGGCTTGCTTGGAGACGAGGAACCGCCCGACTTCAGGCTTGGCGGGTTCAGGCTGGAGTTGGGGCTGAGATTCGACCGCAGGACGCAGGAGGGGTCGTTTCGGATGTAGGGCCGCGCGGGGTAGGTGGTTGCAGCTAACGCACAACCACAGCCTTCTGGCAGAATGCGCCATTAGCAGTCACGAGCTGAACTAGGTATACTCCTGGCGCGAGCGGAGGCGTGCCGAGGCGGAACCGCGTTCGACCACCGAGCCGGACCGGCTGTTGCTGTCTTTCGACAAGCCGGCCTGAAATCGAGTAGGTGCGCAATTCTGCGATTCCGGTTGTCGGAGCGATGAATTCGACTTCGGCGTTGTGCGTGAACGGGTTGGGCGTAATCCGTAATACGTATGGCCGCTTGTCCCGAGTCGGTGGTGGTGCCTCGACCACGCCGGGCAACCGTTCGCCGAACCATTCAAGAATTCTGCGGACCAGTGTCCATTTCTGGACGTACCGGGAAACAGCATGGTCAATCGCCTCGAACGGGATCGAGAAGAATACAAGGCGATAAGTGCCGGCATAGCGGATTGCGGACATTACTGTCGTGTCCGGGTAGTCACGAAACCGGGAACAGCCGATGCCGTGGTTGGCTGGACGGATGCCATCCAAAGACCGACCGTTGTTTGCGCCGCCGCCGCCGCCGGTAACCATCGTGTCGCCCCTGGTTATCGGGTCTTCAGGAATTCCGGGTAAGTAAGGTTTGCCAGTCGAGGAGTCGGCGAGCTGGGCGCGCAGATAGTCAGCCAGGAACGACTCGGACTTGAGGTTCTGGGCAATGCTCTGGCCGGATATTAGCAGGTTGCCGCCAGCGTCAAGGAATTCGGCAAGAGCAGTTCGGTCGGCCGCAGTGAGCGTGGTAACGGAGTCGTCGCCGCAGAACCATACTACGACCGGGTAGTGTCTGAGGGTTTCGGCCGTAGGTGAGCCTGACGCACGGATTGAGTACAGGTGGTACAGCACACCAGATGAGTCGAATGCGGCCGCGTACCACTTTTCGTAGTCAGCGCCATTGTCGTCGTCAACAATCAGAATCCGCGGTTCGCCGCAGACAACCTGGAACTCAGTATCGGGAAATGCCGGTTCTGGTGAGGCAGTGACCGTCAGGCTGAACAAAAGGTGCTGGGGCGGCGTGGTTTCGGAAACGCTCACGACGAATGAATCGGCCGAACAGTTGCCGCTTGAACCGGCAGCGATATCAGGAAAGGATGCCTCGGGCTTGAGTAGCTCGACACCGGGCTGGCCACACGCAAGGTACGCTGTTACGCCGGTTGCATCCTGCCAGCCCAGGGTGTTGTGATAGGTGACAATCACCGCGGTCGTCTCGCCTGGGTCAGGTCGGCCGTTGCCATTGCCGGAAGCGTCATTGAACCGCACGTCGGTGAGCACTAGATCACAGTAGTATCGGGGCAGAATAATGCGGCTGAGGGAAAGCCGTCCGGCACCGAGCATACCGGCCCGATAGAGGCTGTCCGGCATTGAGTCGCAGCACGCATAGAGCAGACTGCATGCCTGGACGTTCGTGAGTTCGGGATACGCGGACTTGAGCCAGGCCAGTGCTCCGGTCACGACTGGCGTCGCCATTGAGGTGCCGTCTTTGGAGCCGTAGCCGTGGTTGGTGACAGTGGAGTAGATGCCGGTGCCGGGCGCACAGACTTCTATCCACTCGCCATAGTTGGACCACCAGGTTTTCCGGTCGGTCTGGTCCGACGCTGCGACTGAAATGACCTTTGGGTAGTCGGCCGGGTAGAATCTGCGGTTCTGGCCGTCGTTGCCGGCACCGCCGATGAGCACCAGCCCGGCGTCCCATGCCAGGGAACACGCCTCAGCCATGACCGGCGAGGTGTTGTACGTGCCGAAGCTCATTGAGATTGCCCACGCACCTTTGTCAATCGCATAGTAGATGCCGGCGGCGGCGGCAAGTTGGCTGATGAGTCCGTATGCACCACAACTGAAGGCAAAGCTGCGGCAGTTCCACGGTACACCGGCGACTCCCTTGTAGTTGTCAGTGACCGCGTTTGCGATACCCCAGCAATGAGTGCCGTGGTCATCTTCGGGCCGGATTGGCGCCGGGTTCGGGTCGGACAGGAACAGGTCATAACCGATGACATCATCCGCATAGCCGTTTGAATCCTGGTCCACAGAGTCAATGTCGCCTTCGGGCGCAGGCAGGGTATCGAATCTTCGGTTGCCGTTCAAGTCCTCAGGGATATTGACCCAGAGGTTGTTCTCGACGTCGGGGTGGTGCCATTCACATCCAAGGTCGAGAACGGCAATCAGCACACTGGTATCGCCCCGGAACACATCCCAGGCATAAGGCGCGCCGATTCGGGCCAGGTGCCATTGGAGCGGATAAAGGGTGTCATTCGGCACCGCAACAACTGGCATCATATAGTCAGGTTCGGCGTACTCTATCAGGCCAGATGATTCGTACGCTGCCTTGGCCGCAAACACGTCCTGGCCTGGATCGAATCGGAGTATGTAGGTAAGTTCACAGCCGTGTTTGCGAGCCCGCAGCCGAGGGCTGCGGACAAGGGGCGATACGTCCGACACGCCATACTTGTGGTTAAGCCGGTCAAGGGCCGGGACGCCAAAAAGGCCGCAGCCCGGACTGACCAAGTTGTGCAGCTCGGGCTTTAGTTTGACAGCAAGCACGCCAGACCGATATTGCCGGCCATCTGGAGCAGTAAGAATCCGGCCAGTAGTCCAGCCAGAGATTGCGGCACAGTACAGGAGAACTGCAAGGTGGAAATGAAACATGAGACCAGCTCCTCAGTTTGACTTGCGTTAGGCGATCATGAGAGTATCTTCTTGAAGTGGAAGATGTCAATGCCAACCCAGGACCTGAGGCCGAGTAACCATCCAACGGCCGGTTCGTCTAAGACTGATGAGAGCAAAGTGTGTGAGATTGCCGAGTCCCTGGAGTTGACGACGGGCCGAGCTAAAGAGCTTGAATTTGAGCAGTTATATGCCGAACATAAGGGCAAGGTATTCTCGACTGCGTACCGGCTGGTCGGTAACCGGCCGGATGCTGAGGACATCACGCAGGACGTATTTGTAAGGGTCTTCAAGAACATGGACGCATTCCGGGGCGAGTCCGCGATTTCCACTTGGATATACCGGATAACCGTGAACGCGTGTTTTGACTTGCTGAGGAAACGGAAGCGACAGCCTTCGGTTCCGCTCGAGGAATGCCCGGAGCCGAGTATCGGTTCCGGAGGACTGGGAAGGCTGATCGAAACCATGGTGCGCAGCCTGCCCGAAGCGTATCGCAAAGTTTTTACGCTGTACGACATTCAGGGACTCAAACATGGCGAGATTGCCAAAGTCCTCGGTATCACCGAGGGCGCAAGCAAGTCGCTTTTGCACCGGGCAAGGGCACAGTTGAGAAAGCGTCTGAGCCCGTATGTCCGGGAATGGAGGGGAAGATGAGACCAGGAGTTTTGCAGGCTGGATCAGAAGGCGTCGTAGAGAGGAGGAGATTACGGAACAACACCATTCTGATGAAACGCTGAGCGCATTTATTGACGGTGATATTGAGCCGGAACAGGCAGAGAGAGTTGGACAGCACCTTGAAAGCTGCCCGCTTTGTCGCGAGACAGTTGCCGAGCTTACTGCGATCCGGGATACGGCGCGGGGGCTTGAGCAGCTCGAACCTTCGGCCCAGACCTGGTACCGAATCAAGCGCCGGGTCGAGCGACGGACCGGATTGATCTGGCGTTGGAGTCTGGCCGGAGCGGCTGCGGCCGCAGCGGTGGTCGTTGCGGTCGTAGTGGTCAAGAGCCACACAGCAACGAGGCCCGATGCTCATGTGGCGGCTACGTATTTGAGCAGGGAAGCCGCGGCTGCCATACTTGCAGCCGAGCACGAGGCGTACATCCGGGGAATTGACGAGGCAATTGAGGAGTGCGAGGCGGCCATGGCCGAGAATCCACGGAACATGCGGGTCAGGACAGTTTACCTTGCTGCCCTGTCCAGTCGTGCCAGCGCGATGGACCTGTTCGGGGCCGGGGGGAACTGATGGCTGTGACATTCGCGATAATTGCACTGGTGCTGGGCCTGCCGGTTACCGCCATCAGGACCGTGCAGTGCGAAGTGCCCTGGTCATCGGGTATGGAGGTCAAGGTGACGCACCGGTACGGTGCAGTTTCAATCACCGGCCGAGACCAGGCCAAAGTCGTCGCGGACGCAGTCATCCGGGCGACCGCAGCCGACAGGCGTCGTGCTGATGAGCTCGTTCAGGGCATTACAGTAAGGGCGACCGCGTACCAGGATACGGTGTCAGTCAATACCGTTTACCCTGCAGACCTGGAGCCGACCCCGGACATGAGCTACGAAGTTGACCTGGCACTTACCGTGCCGAGCAGCGCCGTGGTCCTGGTTCGCAATTCGTTCGGCGACATCACGGCGACCAACCTTGGCGCTCCATGCCGGCTTGAGAACCGGTTTGGTAACGTTGTGCTTGATCAATGCCGGGACGGTCAGGTTCGGAATCGGTGCGGCGACGTGCGGGTCCGACACAGCACCGGCTCACTTGCGGTTGAGAACAGTTTTGGAAGCGTATTCCTGGACAGCGTCTCGGACCGGGCCGTTGTTCAGAACCGTTATGGCGACGTGCGCGGTTCGGACATGAGCGGCGTTGTCCACGTTGACAATCGGCTGGGCACGGTCAGTGCGCAGCGAAATGCCGGCAAGTTGACGGTTGTCAACTGCTTTGGTGATGTGTCGGCCCGGGTTGATGACGTCGGCCTGACCGACCTCGACGTCGTATCGGAGCTGGGGCAGGTCGAGCTGAATTTCGGCCGGCTCCTGCCGTTCCGGCTAGATGGTAGCACGCTGGAAGGAGCAATTCACCACTCTGCACTGCCGGTCAGAGTTGAGCAGACCGGCCAGCATCGGATTGTTCACGGCGCTCTCGGCCAGGGTGGCCCGGTGATAAGACTGACCGGTGCCTGGACTGATTTCCTCATTCAGGCCGAGTCGGGAAACACACAAGAGAGGTAATCGCATGAAGAAAGCATGTTGTGTGCTGCTGGCAATGATGACTGCGGCGTCTTGGCTTTTCGCCCAGGAGGACACAACTGAAGTCAAGCAGGGCTGGCTCGGGGTGTACACCGAGAACCTGAGCTGGCCGATGCTCATCGCCCTGAACATTGAGCACGGCGTACTCGTGACCGAAGTGGCCGAAGGCTCGCCAGCCCAGGCTGCGGGGTTTGAGGTCGGCGATGTCATAATTGAGCTTGACGGTCAGCCGGTTGAAGATGGCCAGTCGCTCCGGGCGCTGGTTCGCGACCGGCCGGAAAAGAAGGTTGTCGCACTAATCCGCCGGCGAGGTCAGGAGAGAAGAATCATTGTGACCCTGGGCGCAAGGAAGGAGACGAAGTGGATTGGCCACTTTGATTTTCCGCAACTGCCCGGAGTGCTACACTCGGCGAACACCGCCTTGCGCAAGGCGGTAGCTGGAATGAAGCAGGAATTCCAGGGCCTGTCGCTGGATTCGCTACGCAAGGAAATCAGTGAGCTGCGCGCAGAAGTGGACCGGCTGAAGAAGAAACTCGAAGAGCAACTAAAGGAAGAGTAGTCCGGCCCGAGCGCACAGTGCCGGACGTTCCAGGCCCGAAGCCCAACTTTGGAGTGCACAGGCCTGACTGTGCTCCAAGAGCGGCAGCACGCTGCCGCAGTCAACAGTTTTCCGGTGTCGAACGCCGGCCGGTTTGGAATCCCAGGCATTAAGCACTCCTTTGACTTCTCGGCCTTGGCAGATATAGTGCAGCCATGCGTGTGTGTGCCGGTCGGTACAAAGGCAGGACCCTTGTTTACCCGCGTACCGGCCTGAGGCCAACCAAAGACATCACACGCCAGGCGATCTTCAATATGCTTGGGAGTCTTTCCTGCGGTGCAAGGGTGTGCGACCTTTTCGCCGGCGGCGGTGCACTCGGCATCGAGGCGCTTTCCCGCGGTGCGGTCGAAGCGATATTCGTCGAGAAGAGCCCGGCGGTGCTGCGTTTCCTGCGGATGAACGTCCGGGGTCTTGCCGGCGCGCGTGTTCTGCGTGGAGACGTGCTTGCGGTTATGCCCAGACTCGGCAGCGGGTTCGACATCGTACTGGCCGACCCGCCGTATCTCAATGGATTGGTGCAGGCGACTCTTGACAAGGCTGCGGACCATGGCCTTGTGCGACCGGGCGGTGTGTTCGTGCTAGAGCATCACAGACAAGAGCGGCCGGTACCGGGTGCGGCCTGGGAGCTTGTGAGGCAGGGTCGGTACGGCGAAACCTGGGTTTCATTGCTAAGGAGGCAAGATGTTGAGGGAAAAGGCAAGTAAGAATTCGGAACTCATTACGAGGAGCCAACCGGGTATGAAGGTAGCGGTGTACGCCGGCAGCTTCGACCCGGTAACGCTCGGTCACCTGGACGTGCTGCGCCGTGCGACCCGGCTCTTTGACCGGGTGGTGGTAGGCGTTGCGCAGCGGCCGGATAAGAAAGCACTGTTCACGCCGACCGAACGGGTCAGTCTGATACGCCAGTCGGTCGGCGACATGCCTTCAGTCGAAGTCGAGGCATTTGACTGTCTGCTTGTTGATTTTGTCCGGCGCAAACGAGCCTCGGCCGTGGTACGCGGACTCAGGGCGGTGATGGACTTTGACTATGAGTTTCAGATGGCGCTTACCAACCGCAAACTGGCGCCTGATGTTGAGACCGTGTTCTTTGTGCCTTCGGAAAAGTACTTCTACCTGAGTTCTTCGCTGGTACGGGAGCTTGCAGCGGTCCACGGGCAGGTCTCCTGCTTTGTGCCGCGGCCGGTCGAGCTGGCGCTGGAGCGTAAGTTCGCCACCAAGCGCAGGTAGCGTGCGGTTTGTTGATGAAGCGGTAGTACGGGTCAAGGCCGGCGACGGCGGGGCCGGCTGCGTGTCGTTTCGCCGGGAGAAGTTCGTCCCAAAAGGCGGGCCGGACGGTGGTGACGGTGGCGACGGCGGGTCAGTTTTTCTTGTCGGTCAGGAGCAGCTTCAGACCCTTGCTGACCTTGAGTATCGGCGGAACTATCAGGCCGGCCGGGGCCAGCACGGCATGGGTAAGTGCCGGCATGGCCGCAAAGGCGCAGACGTGGAAATCCCGGTGCCGCTGGGAACCGACGTATTCCAGGTCGGGCTCGAGAAGAAGCTCGGCGAGATACTTGAGCATGGCGCAAGATTGCAGGTCGCCCGGGGAGGCCGGGGAGGCAGAGGCAACGCACGATTCGCAACTCCAACTGAGCAGGCACCAAGGAAATCTGAGCCCGGCGAGCCAGGCGAGGAGCGCGAACTTAGACTCGTACTACGCCTCGTGGCCGACATCGGCCTTGTCGGCTTGCCTAATGCCGGCAAGTCAACCCTGCTGTCGGCTCTGACCCGGGCACGTCCCAAGATAGCGAGCTATCCTTTCACAACCCTGACACCGAACTTGGGCGTGATGAGAACCAAGGACTATAAGTTCACAATTGCTGATATGCCGGGCATCATTGAAGGAGCACACCTGGGCAAGGGGCTTGGGCTTGGGTTTCTGCGTCATATTGAGCGGACTCGGATGATTGTTTTCGTAGTAGATGCCTCCGGCCCGGACCCAGTGGCCGATTTCAGACAGCTGTGCCGCGAGTTGGCCGAGTACCGGCCAGAACTTTTGGATCGACCGAGGATTGTGGCACTGAACAAGTCAGACCTTGTACGCGGGCAGACCGTGCCTGCCGGCTTTGATGCACCGGTGGTTTTGGTTTCGGCACTGCGGGGAGATCGGGTGGATGAACTGCGGGCGTTGATTGACCGACATTTTCCGGCCAGAACAGGCAGAGATAGTGGTTTCAGGGGCGAAGCACCTGATTCCCGATGCGTCGCGCCAGAAGAATGATGATAAGGCCAGCGCGCAGCTTGGACGATGCGTTGGTTGATTTGCTCTCCGTGCCCCGCATGACCGGCCCCAGACTTGCAAGTCTTCTGGCACGGTTCGAGAAGCCGGAGCAGGTGTTTCGTGCTGGCCGGGATGAGCTGGTTGCGGTTGACGGCGTGGATGAGGAATTGGCCGAGGCAATCTTGTCCTACAAGCGGAATGCGGGTCTTGAGCGCAGACTGGAACAGGCGCGTGCCCTAGATGTGTGGACGATGACCGTAACGGACCCGAACTTTCCGTCACGTCTGAAAGAGCTTGCCCACTGTCCGCCGGTGCTGTTCGTACGGGGCGAAATCAGCGAGCAAGACCGGATGGCAGCTGCGGTAGTTGGTACGCGGCGGCCAAGCTCGTACGGCCGGCTCGTTGCCGAGAAGCTGGGTCGGGACTTGGCCGAGCACGGCGTGACAGTGGTCAGCGGCCTGGCGCGTGGGGTTGATACGTGCGCCCACCGTGGAGCCTTGGCGTGCAATGGCCGCACGATTGCGGTGCTGGGGTGCGGCATAGACGTGTGCTACCCGCCGGAGAACCGGTCGCTCGCCGAAGAAATCGCTAGCCACGGAGCACTGGTCACCGAATTCAACCTCGGAGTCGGGCCGCTGGCGATGAACTTTCCACGGCGGAACCGGATTGTCTCCGGGCTGTCGCAGGTCGTCATCGCGGTCGAAGCTGGTGAGCGCTCCGGTGTTCTGAACACAGTCGCCTGGGCCCGGGATCAGGGTCGGGTCGTATTTGCTGTGCCGGGCCGGCTGACCGACCAGACAAGCGTCGGCACGAACCGACTCCTGCGTGATGGTGCGAAGGTGTTTGTTGGCGTTGAAGATGTGCTGCGTGAGCTCGGTGTTGCCCTGCGGCCGGCCGAACAGGCAGCGGTCGAGGTTACAGAAGACGAAAAGCCGGTGATGGATTTTCTTTCCGGCGATCCTCAGCATGTTGACGATGTATGTCAAGCCCTAGGGATACCGGTGTCCACACTGCTTGGCGTCCTGGTTCGGCTTGAGCTCAAAGGTCTGGTCCGGCAGCTTCCGGGCAAGCTGTTCGTGCGGCAGGTGTGATGTTCTCGATGCATCAAGGCCAGTCGCACTCCGACCACAGGCTTCGTAGCTTGTTTCGAGGCATCCGGGCGACAGGGTGTTGTACCTTGTAATCTGTAAAGCACCGTTCGCTGCTGACAGTTATTGGCCGGGTTGGTAGCTAGCGTATGAGCACGAGCGGCCGAGTGCAGGCCGCGTTTCCGGCGACAAGCCTCACAAAGTAGGTCCCGGCTCCAAGTCCGGCAGGGTTCCATTGCAGTCGCGTCAGCCCGGCTGGGCAGGTGGCGTCGAGGATTGTCGCGGTCTTGCGTCCGGCACGGTTCCAGACCTCAAGCCGCACACGGGCTTGGCTTGGCAGGTTGACCGTCAGCTCGACGCGGCCGCGAGCGACCGCGGGCAGGTGCAGTCCGGGATCGGGCAGGGTGCGAATCCCTCCGAACGCTCCGGTCGGCGTCCAGTCAACAAGCGAGACCCAGTCCGGGCCTGGCATCGCGACCGCGGCCATTTTCGCGGCCGGAGCGCAACTAAAGACCGAGGGCACAGCCGGTAGCTCGATGTGGTCCGTGCCCTTGTGCAGGTGGCCGGGAATCGAGCCGGTCGGGCCGGTGAGCACGATGGGATTGCCGCTCTCATCAAACTCAACCTGGTACACCGGGCCGTACGCTGAATACGATTCAGTGCGGATAACTCCACCGGTCTGGGGGTTGACTGTGACCAGGGTCTTGCCCGAGTAGGTGCACAGGCTGATTTCGTTGCGCAAAGGGTTGCGGCGCAGCCGGGCCGGGTACTGGCCGGTCGGAAACGTGCCGATGACCGAGGAGTTCGCACCGTCAATGCGCATCACCGTGTAGCTGTTGCCGAAGTAGTTGGTGACGATCGCGTACTCGCCGGTCGAGTCGAACTCGACGCCGAGCGGGAAGTCGCCGACCGCGAGCGTGGCGACTACGGTATTGGTCGTGGCTGAGATGACCTTGACGTTGTCGTCGAACGAGACCGCGGAGAGCACGTACTCGCCGGTCGGGCTGACCGCCAGACCGCTGCAGATGCCATATGCGGCCCAGACCA containing:
- a CDS encoding PDZ domain-containing protein gives rise to the protein MKKACCVLLAMMTAASWLFAQEDTTEVKQGWLGVYTENLSWPMLIALNIEHGVLVTEVAEGSPAQAAGFEVGDVIIELDGQPVEDGQSLRALVRDRPEKKVVALIRRRGQERRIIVTLGARKETKWIGHFDFPQLPGVLHSANTALRKAVAGMKQEFQGLSLDSLRKEISELRAEVDRLKKKLEEQLKEE
- a CDS encoding S8 family peptidase gives rise to the protein MFHFHLAVLLYCAAISGWTTGRILTAPDGRQYRSGVLAVKLKPELHNLVSPGCGLFGVPALDRLNHKYGVSDVSPLVRSPRLRARKHGCELTYILRFDPGQDVFAAKAAYESSGLIEYAEPDYMMPVVAVPNDTLYPLQWHLARIGAPYAWDVFRGDTSVLIAVLDLGCEWHHPDVENNLWVNIPEDLNGNRRFDTLPAPEGDIDSVDQDSNGYADDVIGYDLFLSDPNPAPIRPEDDHGTHCWGIANAVTDNYKGVAGVPWNCRSFAFSCGAYGLISQLAAAAGIYYAIDKGAWAISMSFGTYNTSPVMAEACSLAWDAGLVLIGGAGNDGQNRRFYPADYPKVISVAASDQTDRKTWWSNYGEWIEVCAPGTGIYSTVTNHGYGSKDGTSMATPVVTGALAWLKSAYPELTNVQACSLLYACCDSMPDSLYRAGMLGAGRLSLSRIILPRYYCDLVLTDVRFNDASGNGNGRPDPGETTAVIVTYHNTLGWQDATGVTAYLACGQPGVELLKPEASFPDIAAGSSGNCSADSFVVSVSETTPPQHLLFSLTVTASPEPAFPDTEFQVVCGEPRILIVDDDNGADYEKWYAAAFDSSGVLYHLYSIRASGSPTAETLRHYPVVVWFCGDDSVTTLTAADRTALAEFLDAGGNLLISGQSIAQNLKSESFLADYLRAQLADSSTGKPYLPGIPEDPITRGDTMVTGGGGGANNGRSLDGIRPANHGIGCSRFRDYPDTTVMSAIRYAGTYRLVFFSIPFEAIDHAVSRYVQKWTLVRRILEWFGERLPGVVEAPPPTRDKRPYVLRITPNPFTHNAEVEFIAPTTGIAELRTYSISGRLVERQQQPVRLGGRTRFRLGTPPLAPGVYLVQLVTANGAFCQKAVVVR
- a CDS encoding zf-HC2 domain-containing protein, with the protein product MSGNGGEDETRSFAGWIRRRRREEEITEQHHSDETLSAFIDGDIEPEQAERVGQHLESCPLCRETVAELTAIRDTARGLEQLEPSAQTWYRIKRRVERRTGLIWRWSLAGAAAAAAVVVAVVVVKSHTATRPDAHVAATYLSREAAAAILAAEHEAYIRGIDEAIEECEAAMAENPRNMRVRTVYLAALSSRASAMDLFGAGGN
- the rsmD gene encoding 16S rRNA (guanine(966)-N(2))-methyltransferase RsmD → MRVCAGRYKGRTLVYPRTGLRPTKDITRQAIFNMLGSLSCGARVCDLFAGGGALGIEALSRGAVEAIFVEKSPAVLRFLRMNVRGLAGARVLRGDVLAVMPRLGSGFDIVLADPPYLNGLVQATLDKAADHGLVRPGGVFVLEHHRQERPVPGAAWELVRQGRYGETWVSLLRRQDVEGKGK
- the coaD gene encoding pantetheine-phosphate adenylyltransferase, whose amino-acid sequence is MKVAVYAGSFDPVTLGHLDVLRRATRLFDRVVVGVAQRPDKKALFTPTERVSLIRQSVGDMPSVEVEAFDCLLVDFVRRKRASAVVRGLRAVMDFDYEFQMALTNRKLAPDVETVFFVPSEKYFYLSSSLVRELAAVHGQVSCFVPRPVELALERKFATKRR
- the obgE gene encoding GTPase ObgE; amino-acid sequence: MRFVDEAVVRVKAGDGGAGCVSFRREKFVPKGGPDGGDGGDGGSVFLVGQEQLQTLADLEYRRNYQAGRGQHGMGKCRHGRKGADVEIPVPLGTDVFQVGLEKKLGEILEHGARLQVARGGRGGRGNARFATPTEQAPRKSEPGEPGEERELRLVLRLVADIGLVGLPNAGKSTLLSALTRARPKIASYPFTTLTPNLGVMRTKDYKFTIADMPGIIEGAHLGKGLGLGFLRHIERTRMIVFVVDASGPDPVADFRQLCRELAEYRPELLDRPRIVALNKSDLVRGQTVPAGFDAPVVLVSALRGDRVDELRALIDRHFPARTGRDSGFRGEAPDSRCVAPEE
- the dprA gene encoding DNA-processing protein DprA yields the protein MMIRPARSLDDALVDLLSVPRMTGPRLASLLARFEKPEQVFRAGRDELVAVDGVDEELAEAILSYKRNAGLERRLEQARALDVWTMTVTDPNFPSRLKELAHCPPVLFVRGEISEQDRMAAAVVGTRRPSSYGRLVAEKLGRDLAEHGVTVVSGLARGVDTCAHRGALACNGRTIAVLGCGIDVCYPPENRSLAEEIASHGALVTEFNLGVGPLAMNFPRRNRIVSGLSQVVIAVEAGERSGVLNTVAWARDQGRVVFAVPGRLTDQTSVGTNRLLRDGAKVFVGVEDVLRELGVALRPAEQAAVEVTEDEKPVMDFLSGDPQHVDDVCQALGIPVSTLLGVLVRLELKGLVRQLPGKLFVRQV
- a CDS encoding RNA polymerase sigma factor gives rise to the protein MKWKMSMPTQDLRPSNHPTAGSSKTDESKVCEIAESLELTTGRAKELEFEQLYAEHKGKVFSTAYRLVGNRPDAEDITQDVFVRVFKNMDAFRGESAISTWIYRITVNACFDLLRKRKRQPSVPLEECPEPSIGSGGLGRLIETMVRSLPEAYRKVFTLYDIQGLKHGEIAKVLGITEGASKSLLHRARAQLRKRLSPYVREWRGR